The proteins below come from a single Triticum aestivum cultivar Chinese Spring chromosome 5D, IWGSC CS RefSeq v2.1, whole genome shotgun sequence genomic window:
- the LOC123124207 gene encoding uncharacterized protein, whose translation MELKNEATGLGWDDAKRTVDCSKEWWDEHIKRCQESTGKKCNHMKFKKQGPKHLEDLHIIFDKVHVTGASASCAGDISSDGSSDDNAVPFQKPDGSAEMKLASSKKPKPSKKRKQPSNANEEKEREESILTIVQADMRENRKWSGEDNFKC comes from the exons ATGGAGTTGAAAAATGAAGCAACTGGGCTTGGATGGGATGATGCGAAGAGAACCGTTGATTGCTCTAAAGAATGGTGGGATGAACATATCAAG AGATGCCAAGAGAGTACAGGAAAGAAATGCAATCATATGAAGTTCAAAAAACAGGGACCAAAGCaccttgaagatttgcacatcaTATTTGACAAAGTACATGTTACTGGGGCTAGTGCTTCTTGTGCTGGAGATATATCTTCTGATGGATCAAGTGATGATAATGCGGTTCCTTTCCAGAAGCCCGATGGTAGTGCTGAAATGAAGTTGGCATCTTCGAAGaaaccaaaaccaagcaagaagcgCAAGCAACCTTCTAACGCAAATGAGGAGAAGGAAAGAGAAGAGTCCATTCTTACGATTGTACAAGCAGACATGCGAGAAAATAGAAAGTGGAGTGGAGAAGATAACTTCAAGTGTTGA